In Nocardioides sp. zg-1228, a single window of DNA contains:
- a CDS encoding glucarate dehydratase family protein → MSHSRVSRVVVTPVAFEDPPLLNVVGVHQPYALRAIVELHTDSGLLGLGETYADETHLGRLEAVAAALPGHDPYDLHGLRRLVTDVLGRETGGGGASFGGMLDVDSAVDTVYSPFEVACLDLQGHEAGVPVSSLLGGAVRETVPFSGYLFHKWAGHPGFADDAWGEALTPSQLVAQARRMVDGWGFGSLKLKGGVLPPEDECEAIEALRDAFPSMPLRLDPNGAWTVETSIKVAERLAGVVEYLEDPTPGIEGMAAVSARTDVPLATNMCVIAMEHLPRAIAQDAVQVVLSDHHLWGGLRKSALLGGITEVWDMGLSMHSNSHLGVSLAAMVHLAAATPNLTYACDTHYPWKTQDVVADDALPFVDGSVAVPTGPGLGISLDRDRIGELHELYLSCGVRRREDTVYMRSIQPDFEVNTSRW, encoded by the coding sequence GTGAGCCACAGCCGCGTCTCCCGGGTCGTCGTCACCCCGGTCGCCTTCGAGGACCCGCCGCTGCTCAACGTGGTCGGCGTCCACCAGCCCTACGCCCTGCGCGCGATCGTCGAGCTGCACACCGACTCCGGCCTGCTCGGGCTCGGCGAGACCTACGCCGACGAGACCCACCTGGGCCGGCTCGAGGCCGTCGCGGCCGCGCTGCCCGGCCACGACCCGTACGACCTCCACGGACTGCGCCGGCTCGTCACCGACGTGCTGGGCCGCGAGACCGGCGGGGGCGGCGCGTCGTTCGGCGGCATGCTCGACGTCGACTCGGCCGTCGACACCGTCTACTCCCCCTTCGAGGTCGCCTGCCTCGACCTGCAGGGCCACGAGGCCGGCGTGCCGGTGAGCTCGCTGCTGGGCGGCGCCGTGCGCGAGACCGTCCCGTTCAGCGGCTACCTCTTCCACAAGTGGGCCGGCCACCCGGGCTTCGCCGACGACGCCTGGGGCGAGGCGCTGACGCCGTCGCAGCTGGTCGCGCAGGCGCGGCGGATGGTCGACGGCTGGGGCTTCGGCTCGCTCAAGCTCAAGGGGGGCGTGCTGCCCCCCGAGGACGAGTGCGAGGCGATCGAGGCGCTGCGCGACGCGTTCCCGTCGATGCCGCTGCGGCTCGACCCCAACGGGGCGTGGACCGTCGAGACCTCGATCAAGGTGGCCGAGCGGCTCGCCGGGGTCGTGGAGTACCTCGAGGACCCCACCCCCGGCATCGAGGGCATGGCGGCCGTCTCGGCCCGCACGGACGTCCCGCTCGCGACCAACATGTGCGTCATCGCGATGGAGCACCTGCCGCGCGCGATCGCCCAGGACGCCGTGCAGGTCGTGCTGTCCGACCACCACCTGTGGGGCGGGCTGAGGAAGTCGGCACTGCTCGGCGGCATCACCGAGGTCTGGGACATGGGGCTGTCGATGCACAGCAACAGCCACCTCGGCGTCTCGCTCGCCGCGATGGTCCACCTGGCCGCGGCCACGCCCAACCTCACCTACGCCTGCGACACCCACTACCCGTGGAAGACCCAGGACGTCGTCGCCGACGACGCCCTGCCGTTCGTCGACGGGTCGGTGGCCGTGCCGACGGGCCCCGGGCTGGGGATCTCCCTCGACCGCGACCGGATCGGCGAGCTGCACGAGCTCTACCTGTCCTGCGGCGTACGCCGCCGCGAGGACACCGTCTACATGCGCTCCATCCAGCCCGACTTCGAGGTCAACACCTCCCGCTGGTGA
- a CDS encoding SRPBCC family protein produces the protein MFDVAKHLGAVTRAVEDSTHEGTPVKVVVASRTYPTDIDDLWQAVTDPERIARWFAPVSGDLRLGGRFQVEGNAGGEVTACDEPKHFAISWEFGDQTTWVDVDLETAGDTTTLTLRHAADVRASEHWATYGPGAVGVGWELGLMGLAEHLATGTPIAHEQVEGWGASADGLAFMSGSATEWGEADAASSDDPAASRAAAARTAAFYTGAEPSA, from the coding sequence ATGTTCGACGTTGCCAAGCATCTGGGCGCGGTGACCCGCGCCGTCGAGGACAGCACCCATGAGGGGACGCCCGTGAAGGTCGTCGTCGCCTCCCGCACCTACCCCACCGACATCGACGACCTCTGGCAGGCCGTCACGGATCCCGAACGCATCGCGCGCTGGTTCGCCCCGGTGTCCGGCGACCTGCGACTCGGCGGGCGCTTCCAGGTCGAGGGCAACGCCGGCGGCGAGGTCACCGCCTGCGACGAGCCGAAGCACTTCGCGATCAGCTGGGAGTTCGGCGACCAGACCACCTGGGTCGACGTCGACCTCGAGACGGCAGGCGACACCACCACGCTCACCCTGCGGCACGCCGCCGACGTACGCGCGAGCGAGCACTGGGCGACCTACGGACCGGGCGCGGTCGGCGTCGGCTGGGAGCTCGGGCTGATGGGCCTGGCCGAGCACCTCGCCACCGGCACGCCCATCGCCCACGAGCAGGTCGAGGGGTGGGGCGCGTCCGCCGACGGGCTGGCGTTCATGAGTGGTTCGGCGACCGAGTGGGGCGAGGCCGACGCGGCCTCGTCCGACGACCCGGCCGCCTCCCGCGCGGCGGCCGCGCGCACCGCGGCGTTCTACACCGGCGCCGAGCCCTCGGCCTGA
- a CDS encoding metalloregulator ArsR/SmtB family transcription factor, with protein sequence MHAFDVLGDPVRRRILELLAAGETSAGEVAAIVRGEFGISQPAVSQHLKVLREHGFATVRAEGTRRLYAVDPTGLREADAWVEQFRVFWEHKLDALGTEVARGKRRRGGAS encoded by the coding sequence GTGCACGCGTTCGACGTCCTCGGCGACCCGGTGCGCCGTCGGATCCTCGAGCTGCTCGCCGCCGGCGAGACCAGCGCCGGCGAGGTGGCCGCGATCGTCCGTGGCGAGTTCGGCATCAGCCAGCCGGCGGTGAGCCAGCATCTCAAGGTGTTGCGCGAGCACGGCTTCGCGACCGTCCGCGCCGAGGGCACGCGCCGGCTCTACGCCGTCGACCCGACCGGCCTCCGCGAGGCGGATGCATGGGTGGAGCAGTTTCGCGTGTTCTGGGAGCACAAGCTCGATGCACTCGGCACCGAGGTCGCCCGCGGCAAGCGGCGCCGAGGCGGCGCGTCCTGA
- a CDS encoding FadR/GntR family transcriptional regulator: protein MSTLSASVVAGLKDKILAGDLAPGAKLPSETELSDEYGVSRTVVREAVTRLRAEGLVETQQGRGSFVLAVPEASSFSVESSAIRSQADVLAMLDFRIGVESEAAGLAALHHTAADVAAIEQAMAGFTRAGHVGAVEADFAFHLAIARATGNRFYADLLGSLGPMMIMLPRTRLAEPYSMTDATHVERVRREHDNVAAAVLAGDVDTARAAMRLHLGNTRRRVT from the coding sequence ATGAGCACCCTGTCGGCGAGCGTGGTCGCCGGCCTCAAGGACAAGATCCTGGCCGGCGACCTCGCTCCCGGGGCCAAGCTGCCGTCGGAGACCGAGCTCAGCGACGAGTACGGCGTCTCGCGCACCGTCGTGCGCGAGGCGGTCACCCGGCTGCGGGCCGAGGGCCTGGTCGAGACCCAGCAGGGCCGCGGGTCGTTCGTGCTCGCGGTGCCGGAGGCGTCGTCGTTCAGCGTCGAGTCGTCCGCGATCCGCTCGCAGGCCGACGTGCTGGCGATGCTCGACTTCCGCATCGGGGTGGAGAGCGAGGCGGCCGGGCTGGCCGCGCTGCACCACACGGCGGCCGACGTCGCCGCGATCGAGCAGGCGATGGCGGGCTTCACCCGCGCCGGCCACGTGGGCGCCGTCGAGGCCGACTTCGCCTTCCACCTCGCCATCGCGCGGGCGACCGGCAACCGGTTCTACGCCGACCTGCTCGGCTCGCTCGGGCCGATGATGATCATGCTGCCGCGCACCCGCCTCGCCGAGCCGTACTCGATGACCGACGCCACCCACGTCGAGCGCGTGCGGCGCGAGCACGACAACGTCGCCGCCGCGGTCCTCGCCGGCGACGTCGACACCGCCCGGGCCGCCATGCGGCTCCACCTCGGCAACACCCGCCGCCGCGTCACCTGA
- a CDS encoding mandelate racemase/muconate lactonizing enzyme family protein codes for MTQTPTAPATSSAVATGPGTGDRIRSVTLSHVVLPLPNPVSDAKVLTGRQKPLTETVMLFVELTTEQGFEGMGFSYSKRAGGKAQYAHLKEVVEVAIGQDPSDIAKIYESLMWAGASVGRSGVATQAVAALDVALYDLKARRAGLPLAKLLGAHRDSCRVYNTSGGFLQASVEEIKEKATASLASGIGGIKIKVGQPDWREDLRRVAALREHLGDGPLMVDANQQWDRARARRMCRELEQFDLIWIEEPLDAWDHVGHADLSQTFDTPIATGEMLTSVDEHMGLVDAGYRGIVQPDAPRIGGITPFLRFATLAAHHRLDLAPHYAMEIHLHLAATYPTEPWVEHFEWLNPLFEERIEIRDGRIFVPERPGLGFTLTERMRELTVETATFSA; via the coding sequence ATGACCCAGACCCCCACCGCCCCGGCCACCTCGTCGGCTGTTGCCACCGGGCCCGGCACCGGCGACCGCATCCGGAGCGTGACGCTGTCCCACGTCGTACTGCCGCTGCCCAACCCGGTCAGCGACGCCAAGGTGCTCACCGGCCGGCAGAAGCCGTTGACCGAGACGGTCATGCTCTTCGTCGAGCTCACGACCGAGCAGGGCTTCGAGGGCATGGGCTTCAGCTACAGCAAGCGCGCGGGCGGCAAGGCGCAGTACGCCCACCTCAAGGAGGTCGTCGAGGTCGCGATCGGCCAGGACCCCAGCGACATCGCCAAGATCTACGAGTCGCTGATGTGGGCCGGCGCCTCCGTCGGCCGCTCCGGCGTCGCGACCCAGGCCGTCGCCGCGCTCGACGTCGCGCTCTACGACCTCAAGGCCCGCCGGGCGGGGCTGCCGCTGGCCAAGCTGCTCGGCGCGCACCGGGACTCGTGCCGTGTCTACAACACCTCCGGCGGCTTCCTCCAGGCCTCCGTCGAGGAGATCAAGGAGAAGGCGACCGCCTCCCTCGCGTCCGGCATCGGTGGCATCAAGATCAAGGTCGGCCAGCCCGACTGGCGCGAGGACCTGCGCCGCGTCGCCGCGCTGCGCGAGCACCTCGGTGACGGCCCGCTCATGGTCGACGCCAACCAGCAGTGGGACCGCGCCCGCGCGCGCCGGATGTGCCGTGAGCTCGAGCAGTTCGACCTGATCTGGATCGAGGAGCCGCTCGACGCCTGGGACCACGTCGGCCACGCCGACCTGTCGCAGACCTTCGACACCCCGATCGCCACCGGCGAGATGCTGACCTCGGTCGACGAGCACATGGGCCTGGTCGACGCCGGCTACCGCGGCATCGTGCAGCCCGACGCCCCGCGCATCGGCGGCATCACGCCGTTCCTCCGCTTCGCCACCCTCGCCGCCCACCACCGCCTCGACCTGGCGCCGCACTACGCGATGGAGATCCACCTCCACCTCGCGGCGACCTACCCCACCGAGCCGTGGGTCGAGCACTTCGAGTGGCTCAACCCGCTCTTCGAGGAGCGCATCGAGATCCGCGACGGGCGGATCTTCGTGCCGGAGCGTCCGGGCCTCGGGTTCACCCTCACCGAGCGGATGCGCGAGCTCACGGTGGAGACCGCTACCTTCTCGGCATGA
- a CDS encoding alpha-hydroxy acid oxidase, translating into MTQVRSSRQVPRWHDLEPFLHPRPVERTAVGRRLARCLSVDDVERLARRRVPGAVWDYVEGGSDGEHAMRRNRDAFDRVELRPTSFEQVAEPDTATTLLGRPTAAPIVLAPTGYTRLSHHTGERAVAAAAAQAGLPYTLSTYATTSITDVASAAPGARNWFQVYLMKDRAVTRAHLDEARAQGYEALMLTIDTTMTGMKRKDKHNGFAIPPQLTARTVGGMARHPRWVADILTTEPLRFATFPEGSTYARWGMSNELREQQIRPADIAWLREQWDGPVVVKGVQSARDAVTAVDAGAHAIVLSNHGGRQLDRAPVPLELLPDVVDAVDGRAEVLLDSGVRTGGDVVAAVALGATAVLVGRAYLYGLMVGGQRGVSHVLDLLTGEMRRAMSMMGAPSVAALTPDHARLRDR; encoded by the coding sequence ATGACGCAGGTCCGCAGCAGCCGGCAGGTCCCGCGGTGGCACGACCTCGAGCCGTTCCTCCACCCGCGGCCGGTCGAGCGGACCGCCGTGGGCCGTCGGCTGGCGCGGTGCCTGTCGGTCGACGACGTCGAGCGGTTGGCCCGCCGCCGGGTGCCGGGAGCGGTGTGGGACTACGTCGAGGGCGGCTCCGACGGCGAGCACGCCATGCGCCGCAACCGTGACGCGTTCGACCGTGTCGAGCTGCGCCCGACCTCCTTCGAGCAGGTCGCCGAGCCCGACACCGCGACCACGCTCCTCGGCCGTCCCACGGCCGCGCCGATCGTCCTCGCCCCCACCGGCTACACCCGGCTCAGCCACCACACCGGCGAGCGCGCGGTGGCCGCGGCGGCCGCGCAGGCCGGGCTCCCCTACACGCTCTCGACCTACGCCACCACGTCGATCACCGACGTCGCGAGCGCGGCGCCGGGCGCGAGGAACTGGTTCCAGGTCTACCTGATGAAGGACCGCGCCGTGACCCGCGCGCACCTCGACGAGGCACGCGCCCAGGGCTACGAGGCGCTGATGCTGACCATCGACACGACCATGACCGGCATGAAGCGCAAGGACAAGCACAACGGCTTCGCGATCCCGCCCCAGCTCACCGCGCGCACGGTGGGCGGCATGGCGCGCCACCCGCGCTGGGTCGCCGACATCCTCACCACCGAGCCGCTGCGGTTCGCCACCTTCCCCGAGGGCTCGACGTACGCCCGGTGGGGGATGTCCAACGAGCTGCGCGAGCAGCAGATCCGGCCCGCCGACATCGCCTGGCTGCGCGAGCAGTGGGACGGCCCCGTCGTGGTCAAGGGCGTGCAGTCGGCGCGCGACGCGGTGACCGCCGTCGACGCGGGCGCGCACGCGATCGTGCTGTCCAACCACGGCGGTCGCCAGCTCGACCGCGCGCCCGTGCCGCTCGAGCTGCTGCCCGACGTGGTGGACGCGGTGGACGGGCGGGCGGAGGTGCTGCTCGACTCGGGCGTACGCACCGGGGGCGACGTCGTCGCGGCCGTCGCGCTCGGCGCCACGGCGGTGCTGGTGGGGCGCGCCTACCTCTACGGCCTGATGGTCGGCGGCCAGCGCGGCGTGAGCCACGTGCTCGACCTGCTCACCGGGGAGATGCGCCGCGCGATGAGCATGATGGGAGCGCCGAGCGTCGCCGCCCTCACCCCGGACCACGCGCGGCTGAGGGACCGATGA
- a CDS encoding 2-hydroxyacid dehydrogenase — protein MTSDTQHPVRVVQLGGLMPFVREWLAERYAAPSLADLSDPSGVRVAVVGGGARAGAAEMDALPDLGAIVNFGVGYDNVDVEEARRRGIVVSNTPDVLTDAVADLAAFLVVDVLRGITAADRFVRSGAWARGERMPLTRDVRGAVVGVLGLGRIGTAAAERLEAFGAVVHYHSRSPKDVAWTYHDSPVALARASDVLVVLTPGGAGTDKLVDADVLDALGPEGHLVNVARGSVVDEDALVAALEDGRIAGAGLDVFADEPHVPEALLARDDVVLLPHVGSATVETREAMARLVLDNVAAFLERGELVTPVG, from the coding sequence GTGACCTCCGACACCCAGCACCCGGTCCGCGTCGTCCAGCTCGGAGGGCTGATGCCCTTCGTGCGCGAGTGGCTCGCCGAGCGCTACGCCGCCCCGTCGCTCGCCGACCTGTCCGACCCCTCGGGCGTGCGCGTCGCGGTGGTCGGCGGCGGGGCGCGCGCCGGCGCGGCCGAGATGGACGCGCTCCCCGACCTCGGCGCGATCGTCAACTTCGGCGTCGGCTACGACAACGTGGACGTGGAGGAGGCGCGCCGCCGCGGCATCGTCGTGTCCAACACCCCCGACGTCCTCACCGACGCGGTGGCCGACCTCGCGGCCTTCCTCGTCGTCGACGTGCTGCGCGGGATCACGGCGGCCGACCGGTTCGTGCGCAGCGGGGCGTGGGCCCGGGGTGAGCGGATGCCGTTGACCCGCGACGTGCGCGGGGCCGTCGTCGGGGTGCTCGGTCTGGGGCGCATCGGCACGGCCGCCGCCGAGCGGCTGGAGGCCTTCGGCGCGGTCGTGCACTACCACTCGCGCAGCCCCAAGGACGTCGCGTGGACCTACCACGACAGCCCGGTCGCGCTCGCCCGCGCGAGCGACGTGCTGGTCGTGCTCACCCCGGGCGGTGCGGGCACGGACAAGCTGGTGGACGCCGACGTGCTCGACGCCCTCGGCCCCGAGGGCCACCTCGTCAACGTCGCCCGCGGCTCGGTCGTCGACGAGGACGCGCTGGTCGCCGCGCTGGAGGACGGCCGGATCGCCGGCGCGGGGCTCGACGTCTTCGCCGACGAGCCGCACGTGCCCGAGGCGCTGCTCGCGCGCGACGACGTCGTGCTGCTGCCGCACGTCGGCAGCGCCACGGTCGAGACCCGCGAGGCGATGGCCCGGCTGGTGCTCGACAACGTCGCGGCGTTCCTGGAGCGCGGCGAGCTGGTGACCCCGGTCGGCTGA
- a CDS encoding AEC family transporter encodes MDLLTGFATILVVIAAGAGLAHAGVLDRRSQRTLGEIAFFVASPTLLLVTISRVHLESAAINLVASSVSLGVVFATYAVVARLRWRLSTGPLLIGALSSSYVNAGNLGIAIAAYVVGDITVVVPALLVQMLLVQPPSLVVLDRITGRGNGVRAVARRLVTNPLTVAAVVGVVLAATGWTLPQVVLDPLELLGGAAIPLLLMSYGAALRLSPPLGRAGHNGEVLLASVLKLLVMPAVAWAVAAGLGLDGRALLGVVITAALPTAQNIFLHATRYRVGEDVSRETILVTTVASLPVVLLIALVLG; translated from the coding sequence ATGGACCTGCTGACCGGCTTCGCGACCATCCTGGTCGTGATCGCCGCCGGCGCCGGGCTCGCGCACGCCGGTGTCCTCGACCGGCGCTCGCAGCGCACGCTCGGCGAGATCGCGTTCTTCGTCGCCTCCCCTACGCTGCTGCTCGTCACCATCAGCCGGGTGCACCTGGAGTCGGCGGCGATCAACCTCGTCGCCTCGTCGGTGTCGCTGGGCGTCGTGTTCGCGACGTACGCCGTGGTGGCGCGGCTGCGCTGGCGGCTCTCCACGGGCCCGCTGCTGATCGGCGCGCTGTCGTCGTCCTACGTCAACGCGGGCAACCTCGGCATCGCCATCGCGGCCTACGTCGTCGGCGACATCACCGTGGTGGTGCCCGCGCTGCTGGTGCAGATGCTGCTGGTGCAGCCGCCCTCCCTGGTCGTCCTCGACCGGATCACCGGACGCGGCAACGGCGTCCGCGCGGTGGCCCGGCGGCTGGTGACCAACCCGCTCACCGTCGCCGCCGTGGTCGGGGTGGTCCTGGCGGCCACCGGGTGGACGTTGCCGCAGGTGGTCCTCGACCCGCTCGAGCTGCTCGGCGGCGCGGCGATCCCGCTGCTGCTGATGTCGTACGGCGCCGCGCTGAGGCTGAGCCCCCCGCTCGGCCGGGCGGGCCACAACGGCGAGGTGCTGCTGGCGAGCGTGCTCAAGCTCCTCGTCATGCCGGCCGTCGCCTGGGCCGTGGCCGCCGGCCTCGGGCTGGACGGCCGCGCCCTGCTGGGCGTGGTGATCACCGCGGCGCTGCCGACCGCCCAGAACATCTTCCTGCACGCCACCCGCTACCGCGTCGGCGAGGATGTCTCCCGCGAGACCATCCTGGTCACCACCGTGGCCTCGCTGCCCGTGGTGCTGCTCATCGCCCTCGTGCTCGGCTGA
- a CDS encoding FAD-binding oxidoreductase — translation MTDLPDRLPARLPDRLLDRLRDAVGEAHVLSAEADVAPYVVDWTGVHRGSALAVVRPGSTDEVAAVLRACHEARTPVVPQGGNTGLVGGGVPDGSGRQVVLSLGRMRDVRDVDPVAGTITVDAGVVLADVRAAAAEAGRLFPMSLGSEGSCTIGGNLATNAGGTAVLRYGMTRELVLGLEVVLPDGRVWDGLRGLRKDNTGYDLTQLFVGSEGTLGVITGAVLRLFPATPRRATAWVAVPSVAAAVSLLAFAQQHAGVHLSTFEIANRQAIDLVLAHLPGASDPLAAPSDWYVLVELAGSAVDDGLDEALESLLGAAVEAGVASDAAIAGSPAQRSALWALREGISEVQKVEGATLKHDVTLPIARLAAWTEATAPLLQEVCPGVRPVTYGHVGDGNLHYNLNAPLTDGRSDDDALRAAAADLTATIYDTVAREDGSISAEHGLGRTKAAAAASYKSDVEVDLMRAVKQALDPAGLMNPGVLLPPGS, via the coding sequence GTGACCGACCTGCCCGACCGCCTGCCCGCCCGCCTGCCCGACCGCCTGCTCGACCGCCTGCGCGACGCCGTCGGCGAGGCGCACGTGCTGAGCGCCGAGGCCGACGTCGCGCCCTACGTCGTCGACTGGACCGGCGTGCACCGCGGCAGCGCGCTCGCCGTGGTCCGCCCCGGCTCCACCGACGAGGTGGCTGCGGTGCTGCGCGCCTGCCACGAGGCGCGTACGCCGGTCGTCCCGCAGGGCGGCAACACCGGGCTGGTCGGCGGCGGGGTGCCGGACGGGTCGGGCCGCCAGGTCGTGCTGTCGCTCGGCCGGATGCGCGACGTGCGCGACGTCGACCCGGTGGCCGGGACGATCACCGTCGACGCCGGCGTCGTGCTCGCCGACGTGCGGGCCGCGGCCGCGGAGGCCGGACGGCTGTTCCCGATGTCGCTGGGCTCGGAGGGCAGCTGCACGATCGGCGGCAACCTCGCCACCAACGCCGGCGGCACGGCCGTGCTGCGCTACGGCATGACCCGCGAGCTGGTGCTCGGCCTCGAGGTCGTGCTGCCCGACGGCCGGGTGTGGGACGGCCTGCGCGGGCTGCGCAAGGACAACACCGGCTACGACCTGACGCAGCTGTTCGTGGGCTCCGAGGGCACGCTGGGCGTCATCACCGGCGCGGTGCTGCGGCTGTTCCCCGCCACGCCGCGCCGCGCCACCGCCTGGGTCGCGGTGCCGTCGGTCGCCGCCGCGGTGTCACTGCTCGCCTTCGCCCAGCAGCACGCCGGGGTGCACCTGTCGACGTTCGAGATCGCCAACCGCCAGGCCATCGACCTCGTCCTCGCCCACCTGCCCGGTGCGAGCGACCCCCTCGCCGCCCCGAGCGACTGGTACGTCCTGGTGGAGCTCGCGGGGTCCGCCGTGGACGACGGTCTCGACGAGGCCCTCGAGTCGCTGCTCGGCGCGGCGGTCGAGGCAGGCGTGGCGTCCGACGCGGCGATCGCCGGCAGCCCGGCCCAGCGCTCGGCGCTCTGGGCACTGCGCGAAGGGATCTCGGAGGTGCAGAAGGTCGAGGGCGCCACGTTGAAGCACGACGTCACGCTGCCCATCGCCCGGCTCGCCGCGTGGACCGAGGCCACGGCGCCGCTGCTGCAGGAGGTCTGCCCCGGGGTGCGGCCGGTGACCTACGGCCACGTCGGCGACGGCAACCTGCACTACAACCTCAACGCCCCCCTGACCGACGGTCGCAGCGACGACGACGCGCTGCGCGCCGCGGCCGCCGACCTGACCGCGACGATCTACGACACGGTCGCTCGCGAGGACGGCTCGATCAGCGCCGAGCACGGCCTCGGTCGCACCAAGGCGGCCGCGGCGGCGTCCTACAAGTCGGACGTCGAGGTCGACCTGATGCGCGCGGTCAAGCAGGCCCTCGACCCGGCCGGCCTGATGAACCCCGGGGTGCTGCTCCCGCCCGGCTCGTAG